The Sorangiineae bacterium MSr11367 genome window below encodes:
- a CDS encoding LysR family transcriptional regulator has protein sequence MAATLISPSTLENGQLGTRSDTFSATMELEEVAAFLALVEAGSVFRAAKNMKISRATFRRRLEALEENIGQRLYERERDKIVLTRAGRLLEQEGPLLLGSARRLTDALKQTGTETVSGKLWIAMPIGLPDELLAAFAREIAERWPRLRVVSHFSADPLSELERDADMAITAGNRPRAPWVSRSIAQFEEYAVAHRSYVERAGLPRSLEELRQHRLLSQQAPDVDPARWPLRGGGTHRVQPSLTVNDLGNLLACVNAGIGIGLLPTGNATSELRTVLPEIIGRRRRFWLASAPAGRWSPAVRAFSEALVTFLASNQKR, from the coding sequence ATGGCAGCTACCTTGATCTCGCCGAGCACGCTCGAAAATGGCCAGCTTGGTACCAGGAGTGATACATTTTCGGCCACCATGGAGCTCGAAGAGGTCGCCGCATTCTTGGCATTGGTGGAGGCTGGAAGCGTCTTCCGCGCAGCGAAGAATATGAAGATCTCCCGCGCGACGTTTCGGCGCCGGCTCGAAGCACTGGAGGAAAACATCGGTCAACGGCTCTATGAGCGGGAGAGGGACAAGATCGTACTCACCCGCGCTGGGCGCTTGCTCGAGCAGGAAGGGCCTTTGCTCCTAGGCTCCGCGCGGCGGCTCACAGATGCGCTGAAGCAAACGGGCACCGAGACCGTTTCAGGAAAACTGTGGATCGCCATGCCCATTGGGCTGCCCGATGAGTTATTGGCCGCGTTTGCACGCGAGATCGCGGAGCGCTGGCCGAGGCTCCGCGTGGTCTCACATTTCTCGGCCGATCCGCTCAGTGAGCTCGAACGAGATGCCGATATGGCCATTACTGCCGGAAATCGTCCGCGCGCTCCGTGGGTCTCGCGTTCGATTGCCCAGTTCGAAGAGTACGCAGTGGCACACCGCTCGTACGTCGAGCGCGCGGGCTTGCCTCGCAGCCTGGAGGAGCTTCGTCAGCATCGGCTTCTTTCGCAACAAGCGCCCGACGTGGACCCCGCCCGATGGCCGTTGCGTGGCGGGGGAACGCATCGCGTTCAACCATCGTTGACGGTGAATGATCTCGGCAATCTTCTGGCCTGCGTCAACGCGGGGATCGGCATCGGATTGCTTCCAACCGGAAACGCGACCTCGGAACTTCGGACCGTGCTCCCCGAGATCATCGGCCGCCGGCGCCGATTTTGGCTCGCGAGCGCGCCAGCCGGGCGGTGGAGCCCGGCGGTCAGAGCTTTTAGCGAGGCGTTGGTGACCTTTCTCGCATCGAACCAAAAGCGGTAG
- a CDS encoding sugar porter family MFS transporter — MPYVAATDRDSLQSSPEASAPIPRFVYVVAILGGMSGLLYGYDSGSMSGALPLITAAFGLGSGGQGLVTSMLLFGALPAIVGATLAARRFDRRHLLILCGAIYIVGSLGCAIAPDAFTLTAFRFVLGLACGIANQFGLIYVCELAPKRIRGMLTAIYQLSVNIGILVAYIVGSVFAPYGMWEWILGLGALPAAIFLIGMVLSPASPRWLMMRGREADALRVLAKLRSTPDEARAEGAEIADSLRQQEVGFRELTGVYRPALLMTLLLTCFQVLTGINSVVYYAPIIFTDAGSGTASGTIANYGVGIALVVSTAISLPLIERLGRVKLLTISLAAQVPPTVLLAFCPHVTWLAIACVFFYTFAFGFGLGPVFWLLCPEVLPLRARALGMGVITFFQYLINALSALVYPTMIAAIGTWSFLIFAGMSALGAWYVFTRVPETKGRSLEEIEAYWRDRARHVPLGTSVLPQRLP; from the coding sequence ATGCCCTACGTAGCCGCGACCGACCGGGATAGCCTCCAATCCTCGCCCGAGGCCTCTGCGCCCATTCCCCGGTTCGTATACGTCGTCGCCATTCTGGGCGGCATGTCCGGTTTGCTCTACGGCTACGACTCGGGCTCGATGTCCGGCGCCCTTCCTCTCATCACCGCGGCGTTCGGGCTCGGCTCCGGCGGCCAGGGTCTCGTCACGAGCATGCTTCTCTTCGGCGCACTGCCCGCCATCGTGGGCGCGACACTCGCCGCCCGACGGTTCGATCGACGGCACCTGTTGATCCTGTGCGGCGCCATCTACATCGTCGGCTCGCTCGGCTGTGCGATAGCGCCCGATGCATTTACGCTGACGGCATTTCGATTCGTTCTTGGATTGGCGTGTGGCATCGCCAATCAATTCGGATTGATTTACGTCTGCGAGCTCGCGCCCAAGCGAATCCGCGGCATGCTGACGGCGATTTACCAGCTCTCGGTCAACATCGGCATCCTCGTCGCGTACATCGTCGGAAGCGTGTTCGCACCTTACGGAATGTGGGAGTGGATCCTCGGGCTCGGCGCACTTCCCGCCGCCATCTTCCTCATCGGGATGGTCCTCTCGCCCGCAAGCCCGCGATGGCTCATGATGCGCGGCCGCGAAGCCGACGCCCTTCGCGTACTTGCGAAGCTTCGCAGCACGCCCGACGAAGCGCGCGCGGAGGGCGCCGAAATCGCGGACAGCTTGCGCCAACAGGAGGTCGGTTTCCGAGAATTGACCGGCGTTTACCGCCCGGCGTTGCTCATGACCCTGCTCCTCACCTGCTTCCAAGTGCTCACCGGCATCAACTCGGTGGTATATTATGCGCCCATTATCTTCACCGACGCCGGCAGTGGCACCGCGTCGGGAACGATTGCGAATTATGGAGTCGGCATCGCATTGGTGGTCTCCACGGCCATATCCCTCCCGCTCATCGAGCGACTCGGCCGTGTCAAACTGCTTACCATCAGCCTAGCCGCCCAAGTGCCCCCCACGGTACTCCTGGCGTTCTGCCCGCACGTGACGTGGTTGGCGATCGCCTGCGTGTTCTTCTACACCTTCGCCTTCGGCTTTGGCCTTGGACCAGTATTCTGGCTGCTCTGCCCCGAGGTACTGCCGCTCCGCGCGCGTGCGCTCGGAATGGGCGTCATTACGTTCTTTCAATATTTGATCAACGCCTTGTCGGCCCTCGTCTACCCCACGATGATCGCCGCCATCGGCACCTGGTCATTCCTGATCTTCGCAGGCATGTCCGCTTTGGGGGCCTGGTACGTGTTCACCCGCGTGCCCGAGACGAAAGGGCGCTCGCTGGAAGAAATCGAGGCCTACTGGCGCGACCGAGCGCGTCACGTTCCGCTCGGGACGAGCGTATTGCCACAGCGGTTGCCTTAG
- a CDS encoding mandelate racemase/muconate lactonizing enzyme family protein encodes MIKIARAEAYLVDIAVETERTDAVQSFIKQETIFVELHTSDGNQGIGYSYTIGTGGRAILSMLREHLLPLLLGADPTMVEALWFRLFAATRATTVGAITSLALAAVDIALWDLRCRAAGQPLWRLAGGFRQSVPLYDTEGGWLHLSTDALVAGALHAKESGWSGIKIKVGKPALHEDVERLRAVRDAVGPGFAVMVDANQSMTLAEAKARAKAYEPFGLTWFEEPMPADDVAAHARLVAQTSIPIAVGESLYSIGQFREYLVGGAASIVQVDVARVGGITPWLKVAHMAEGFNVAVCPHFLMELHVSLVAAIPNGRYVEHIPQLRALTTKEVRIENGHAVADDTPGIGIHWNRDAIDRGRAA; translated from the coding sequence GTGATCAAGATCGCACGCGCCGAGGCTTACCTCGTCGACATCGCCGTCGAAACCGAACGCACGGACGCCGTACAGAGCTTCATCAAACAGGAGACCATCTTCGTCGAGCTACATACGAGCGACGGAAACCAAGGGATCGGCTATTCGTATACGATCGGCACCGGCGGCCGCGCGATTTTATCGATGTTGCGTGAGCACCTTCTTCCCCTGCTCCTGGGGGCCGACCCCACGATGGTGGAAGCCCTTTGGTTTCGCTTGTTCGCGGCGACCCGGGCGACCACCGTGGGAGCGATCACGTCGCTCGCGCTGGCCGCGGTGGATATCGCGTTGTGGGATTTACGGTGTCGTGCTGCCGGACAGCCATTGTGGCGACTGGCGGGCGGCTTTCGGCAATCCGTTCCGTTGTACGACACCGAAGGCGGCTGGCTGCACTTGAGCACCGACGCGTTGGTCGCGGGAGCGCTCCACGCGAAAGAATCGGGTTGGTCGGGAATCAAAATCAAGGTAGGAAAACCCGCGTTGCACGAAGACGTGGAGCGTCTGCGCGCAGTCCGGGACGCGGTCGGACCAGGCTTCGCGGTGATGGTCGATGCGAACCAGTCGATGACGCTCGCCGAGGCGAAGGCGCGCGCCAAGGCGTATGAACCGTTCGGGCTCACCTGGTTCGAGGAGCCTATGCCCGCCGATGACGTGGCCGCGCACGCGCGGTTGGTGGCGCAGACCTCCATTCCCATCGCAGTGGGCGAGTCGCTGTATTCGATTGGACAATTCCGTGAATACCTCGTGGGGGGCGCCGCATCCATCGTGCAAGTGGACGTCGCCCGCGTCGGCGGCATTACCCCATGGCTCAAGGTCGCGCACATGGCCGAAGGCTTCAACGTCGCCGTCTGCCCGCATTTCCTGATGGAGCTGCACGTGAGCCTCGTCGCCGCCATTCCCAATGGCCGCTACGTCGAGCACATTCCGCAGCTCCGCGCGCTGACCACGAAGGAGGTGCGCATCGAAAATGGCCACGCCGTGGCGGACGACACGCCAGGAATCGGGATTCATTGGAATCGCGATGCCATCGATCGGGGACGCGCCGCCTGA
- a CDS encoding xanthine dehydrogenase family protein molybdopterin-binding subunit, whose product MSTPVLGLGLDRLDGRLKVTGRADYPAETAVANVAHAYLVTSPITTGRIASLDVREAERAPGVLAVVSHLNPPVLPGVNAPPTGINQALQLFQNDRIIYNDQAVALVVADTHDRARHAASLVAARYEAQPFTVDMIAEAPRAYPPANYDVRRGDFAAGMAAASVRVEQTYTTPTEHHNPIEPHAAIVIWQGNDHATAYVTTQGIFSVRTRLANLFGIPRENVRVISHYIGGGFGSKGTPWAFTALAAIGARASGRAVKMVLTRQQMFSQVGYRSGTLQTIALGADGTGQLTAISHDVLCSSSRTDEFVEPAARQTPLLYACPNMNATYRLARLDVPAPIFARSPGESVGTFALESAMDELAYALAMDPIELRLKNYAERNPQDNRPWSSKSLRECYAQGAARFGWSGRSAAPRSMRDGRLLVGWGMATATHAAEQSASSAIVRVRADGSALVQAGSQDIGTGTYTVMTQLAADMLTLPFDHVRFELGDTVLPETPTSSISRTVSSVGSAVKMAALAVRTRLAETAVADPRSPLYGLAVSAIDAADGALYATANPAQRDPFADIVTRSGASEIVAQVANAVKADRARYACHAFGAQFAEVKVDEALGTVRVTRLVAAFAAGKILNAKTARSQFQGGIVWGLGIALHEHTVRDPRTGRVITRDLADYHLPVHADVPHIDVIMIDEVDPYVNEIGAKGIGEIGVTGVGAAIANAVYHATGRRIRDLPITPDKLIT is encoded by the coding sequence ATGAGCACCCCCGTCTTGGGCCTAGGCCTCGACCGTCTCGATGGCCGCCTCAAAGTCACAGGCCGAGCGGATTACCCCGCCGAAACGGCCGTGGCCAACGTCGCGCACGCGTACCTCGTGACGAGTCCCATCACCACCGGCCGAATCGCCTCGCTCGACGTGCGCGAGGCCGAGCGCGCGCCCGGCGTGCTCGCGGTGGTCTCGCATCTGAACCCGCCGGTGCTGCCGGGCGTCAACGCGCCGCCCACCGGCATCAATCAAGCGCTGCAACTGTTTCAGAACGACCGGATCATTTACAACGATCAAGCAGTCGCCCTGGTGGTCGCCGATACGCACGATCGGGCGCGCCATGCCGCGAGCCTCGTGGCGGCGCGCTACGAGGCGCAGCCGTTCACGGTGGACATGATCGCCGAGGCCCCACGCGCGTATCCACCGGCCAATTATGATGTGCGCCGGGGGGATTTCGCGGCGGGTATGGCGGCGGCGAGCGTACGCGTCGAGCAAACCTACACCACGCCCACCGAGCATCACAATCCGATCGAACCGCACGCGGCCATCGTGATTTGGCAGGGAAACGATCACGCCACGGCGTACGTGACGACCCAGGGCATTTTTTCCGTGCGAACGAGGCTTGCGAATCTATTTGGCATTCCCAGAGAGAATGTCCGGGTCATTTCGCATTACATCGGCGGCGGCTTCGGTAGCAAAGGCACGCCGTGGGCGTTCACCGCACTGGCGGCCATCGGGGCGAGGGCATCGGGGCGGGCGGTCAAGATGGTGTTGACCCGCCAGCAGATGTTCTCCCAGGTTGGGTACCGCTCGGGCACGCTCCAGACGATCGCGCTCGGCGCCGATGGCACGGGACAGCTCACCGCGATTTCGCACGACGTGTTGTGCTCCAGTTCCCGGACCGACGAGTTCGTGGAGCCGGCGGCGCGGCAGACCCCCCTGCTCTACGCGTGTCCGAACATGAACGCGACATACCGTCTGGCGCGCCTCGACGTTCCGGCGCCCATCTTCGCCCGGTCGCCCGGCGAATCCGTGGGGACCTTCGCGCTGGAGTCGGCCATGGACGAGCTCGCGTATGCGCTCGCGATGGATCCCATCGAACTGCGCCTGAAGAATTATGCAGAGCGGAACCCTCAGGACAACCGGCCGTGGTCCAGCAAATCGCTGCGCGAATGCTACGCACAAGGTGCGGCGAGGTTCGGCTGGTCCGGGCGAAGCGCCGCGCCGCGCTCGATGCGGGATGGCCGTTTGCTCGTCGGCTGGGGAATGGCCACCGCCACGCATGCCGCCGAGCAGAGCGCCTCGTCGGCCATCGTGCGCGTGCGTGCCGACGGCAGCGCCCTGGTGCAGGCCGGCTCGCAGGACATCGGGACGGGGACCTACACGGTCATGACCCAACTCGCCGCCGACATGCTCACCTTGCCGTTCGACCACGTGCGCTTCGAGCTCGGCGACACGGTGCTTCCGGAGACGCCAACCTCCAGCATATCGCGAACCGTGTCCAGCGTCGGCTCGGCGGTGAAGATGGCGGCGCTCGCCGTTCGAACGAGGCTCGCGGAGACGGCCGTGGCCGATCCGCGATCTCCGCTGTACGGACTCGCGGTAAGCGCGATCGACGCGGCCGACGGGGCCCTTTACGCGACGGCCAATCCCGCGCAGCGCGATCCATTCGCCGATATCGTGACGCGAAGCGGGGCGTCCGAAATCGTCGCCCAGGTCGCCAATGCGGTCAAGGCGGACCGCGCACGGTATGCGTGCCACGCGTTCGGCGCACAGTTCGCCGAGGTCAAAGTGGACGAGGCGCTCGGCACCGTCCGCGTGACCCGGCTCGTCGCCGCCTTCGCGGCGGGGAAAATCCTCAACGCGAAGACGGCCAGGAGCCAATTTCAAGGCGGCATCGTATGGGGCCTCGGCATCGCCCTCCACGAGCACACGGTCCGCGACCCGCGCACCGGCCGGGTGATAACGCGGGATCTCGCCGATTACCACCTTCCCGTTCACGCCGATGTGCCCCACATCGACGTGATCATGATCGACGAAGTCGATCCGTATGTTAACGAAATCGGTGCGAAAGGCATCGGCGAAATCGGCGTCACCGGCGTCGGCGCCGCCATCGCGAACGCCGTGTACCACGCAACGGGCCGCCGCATTCGCGATCTGCCGATTACGCCGGACAAGCTCATTACTTGA
- a CDS encoding xanthine dehydrogenase family protein subunit M produces MTPFTYLRAEAEASALQAGCSSGVAFIAGGTGMVDLMRLGVEKPVRLVDINGLPWKTIERTRDGGLFVGALVKNSDLAWHPEVRTRFPVLSEALLAGASPQLRNMATVGGNLLQRTRCAYFRDVGISACNKRTPGSGCAALDGGFVRMHAVLGGSDHCIAAHPSDMCVALVALDAIVHVRGPRGERSVPVGEFHLLPGAHPETETVVAQGELVTGITLPPSAFAARSAYVKARDRASYAFALASAAAAIQLDGNVIRDARVAFGGVATKPWRSREAEQALAGQSVQTAVFERAAAAAMQGASPRPGNEFKVALAQRVLVRALERAGGIA; encoded by the coding sequence ATGACACCGTTTACCTATCTGCGCGCCGAAGCAGAGGCCTCCGCTCTGCAGGCCGGATGCTCCTCGGGTGTGGCCTTCATCGCCGGCGGCACGGGCATGGTCGATCTCATGCGCCTCGGCGTCGAGAAGCCCGTGCGGCTGGTCGACATCAATGGGCTGCCGTGGAAGACAATCGAACGGACGCGCGATGGCGGCTTGTTCGTGGGCGCGCTGGTCAAAAATAGCGATCTTGCCTGGCATCCGGAGGTGCGCACGCGCTTTCCGGTGCTCTCCGAGGCGCTGCTCGCGGGCGCGTCGCCGCAATTGCGCAATATGGCCACGGTGGGAGGCAATCTGCTCCAGCGCACGCGCTGCGCGTATTTTCGCGACGTCGGTATCTCCGCCTGCAACAAGCGCACTCCCGGATCGGGCTGCGCGGCGCTCGATGGCGGCTTCGTGCGAATGCACGCGGTGCTCGGTGGGAGCGACCATTGCATCGCGGCGCACCCCTCGGACATGTGCGTGGCGCTCGTCGCGCTCGACGCCATCGTGCACGTGCGAGGCCCGAGGGGCGAGCGCTCCGTTCCAGTGGGAGAATTCCACCTCCTACCCGGCGCCCACCCCGAGACCGAGACCGTCGTCGCCCAAGGCGAGCTGGTAACCGGTATCACACTGCCACCGAGCGCCTTCGCCGCGCGCTCGGCGTACGTGAAGGCGCGCGATCGCGCATCGTATGCCTTTGCCTTGGCGTCCGCCGCGGCGGCCATTCAGCTCGACGGAAATGTCATTCGAGATGCGCGCGTTGCATTCGGCGGCGTGGCCACCAAGCCATGGCGCAGCCGAGAGGCGGAGCAAGCGCTCGCGGGGCAGTCGGTCCAGACGGCCGTGTTCGAGCGGGCGGCGGCGGCGGCCATGCAGGGCGCGAGCCCCCGTCCGGGCAACGAGTTCAAGGTGGCACTCGCGCAGCGGGTGCTCGTACGCGCGTTGGAGCGGGCAGGAGGTATCGCATGA
- a CDS encoding (2Fe-2S)-binding protein, translating into MVAGTAPVRERGASLVSRRELVVSSLLTVFAVALLDACGGGSGGERACTPAGPGGDGSLELDVTLNVNGEAHRLRIDPRVSLLDVLREQVGLTGTKKGCDHGQCGACTVLIDDRRVHGCLTLAVMARGSRITTIEGLAHGDELHPMQAAFVECDGLQCGYCTPGQIMSAVALLREGHATTDDEVREQMSGNICRCGAYSNIVSAIQLARGRMVPT; encoded by the coding sequence ATGGTGGCCGGCACCGCGCCCGTACGCGAACGCGGCGCATCCCTGGTGTCGCGGCGCGAGCTCGTGGTTTCGAGCCTGCTCACCGTCTTCGCCGTCGCGCTGCTGGACGCGTGCGGAGGAGGGAGCGGAGGCGAGAGAGCCTGTACTCCGGCGGGCCCCGGTGGCGACGGGAGCCTCGAACTCGACGTCACGTTGAACGTCAATGGCGAGGCACACCGCCTGCGCATCGATCCGCGCGTATCGCTGCTCGATGTGCTTCGCGAACAGGTGGGTCTCACGGGAACCAAGAAAGGATGCGACCACGGGCAGTGCGGCGCGTGCACGGTTCTCATCGACGATCGCCGCGTGCACGGGTGCTTGACGCTGGCCGTGATGGCTCGAGGCTCGCGCATCACGACCATCGAAGGCTTGGCCCACGGAGACGAGCTCCACCCGATGCAAGCAGCCTTCGTCGAGTGCGACGGCCTGCAATGCGGTTATTGCACCCCCGGTCAAATCATGAGCGCCGTCGCCCTTCTCCGCGAAGGCCACGCCACGACGGACGACGAAGTGCGCGAACAGATGAGCGGGAACATCTGCCGGTGTGGTGCGTATTCGAACATCGTTTCCGCCATTCAACTCGCACGAGGAAGGATGGTACCGACATGA
- a CDS encoding zinc-binding alcohol dehydrogenase family protein: MKAVGYRRSQPHDPPYAFEDLELPPPNPGPRDILVRIRAVSVNPVDAKVRRGRNPAPDQVEVLGWDAVGIVEGLGAQASQFKLGDRVYYAGAINRPGSNSELHAVDERIVALAPKSLNDADAAALPLTSITAYELLFHRLRVAKGQERSETMLIVGGAGGVGSILIQLARQLTRLRIVATASRPETRQWCLDLGAHEVIDHRQPLSEGLKSVGIGAVDYVAALTQTEQHYAQIIECLEPQGALAVIDDMKGLDIMALKSKSIALHWELMFTRSMYQTADMAEQGRLLSEVAALVDAGRIRSTATLVMGAINAENVGRAHALIESGRARGKVVLTGGF, translated from the coding sequence GTGAAAGCCGTTGGATACCGCCGAAGCCAGCCCCATGATCCGCCGTACGCGTTCGAGGACCTCGAACTCCCGCCCCCCAACCCGGGCCCGCGCGACATCCTCGTTCGCATACGCGCCGTGTCGGTCAATCCCGTCGATGCCAAGGTGCGTCGCGGCCGCAATCCCGCCCCAGATCAGGTGGAGGTGCTGGGCTGGGACGCCGTCGGCATCGTCGAGGGATTAGGAGCCCAAGCGTCGCAGTTCAAGCTCGGCGACCGCGTTTACTACGCCGGCGCCATCAATCGCCCAGGCAGCAATAGCGAACTGCACGCAGTGGACGAGCGCATCGTCGCGCTTGCACCCAAGTCCTTGAATGATGCGGACGCCGCCGCGCTGCCATTGACGAGCATCACGGCCTACGAGCTGCTGTTCCACCGCCTGCGCGTCGCCAAGGGCCAAGAGCGGAGCGAAACCATGCTAATCGTCGGCGGCGCGGGCGGCGTGGGATCCATCTTGATCCAGCTCGCCCGCCAGCTCACGCGATTGCGCATCGTGGCTACCGCATCACGACCCGAGACGCGCCAATGGTGCCTCGACCTGGGGGCGCACGAGGTCATCGACCACCGCCAGCCGCTATCCGAGGGCCTGAAGTCGGTGGGCATTGGAGCGGTGGACTACGTGGCGGCACTAACGCAAACGGAACAGCACTATGCTCAGATCATCGAATGCCTCGAACCCCAGGGTGCGCTGGCCGTCATCGACGACATGAAGGGCCTCGACATCATGGCGCTCAAGAGCAAGTCCATCGCCTTGCATTGGGAGCTCATGTTCACCCGCTCGATGTATCAGACCGCGGACATGGCGGAGCAAGGGCGTCTGCTGTCCGAGGTCGCCGCCCTGGTCGACGCGGGCCGAATCCGCTCCACTGCGACCCTCGTGATGGGCGCCATCAACGCAGAAAACGTCGGCCGGGCGCACGCGCTGATCGAAAGCGGCCGCGCGCGAGGCAAGGTCGTGCTGACCGGCGGTTTTTGA
- a CDS encoding major royal jelly family protein: MSIRSIAPASFAAFAALACTPRDTGSPASQTDASPILETVAESDTMIWNAVAVESARTFAAGPRWTGSKGPSVAEITGQHSLTPYPDAAWNAWAAGASPERAFVNVNALHGDGHGGLWAIDTGAPDFGGNPLPGGAKVVHIEAKTNRVVRVYTFDARVALPGSYIDDIRFHGEHAYLTDAGRAGIIVLDLARGDARRVLDDAPAVTAPADRPIVLGGETVKAPDGSPLRVHADPLETSPDGKYLYFAPLSGPWSRIETRWLDDPNIAGAEIAQHVEPWADLPPVGGTVMDSQGSLYFTDLAASAVKRRAPDGSITTIVQDARLHWVDAPVLDAEGFLLLPTPQMDRMPLFNGGQNKVSLPVAIYRVPSAGRHSSH; the protein is encoded by the coding sequence ATGTCCATCCGATCCATCGCGCCCGCTTCGTTCGCCGCGTTCGCCGCCCTTGCGTGCACACCGCGCGATACAGGCTCACCCGCGTCCCAAACCGACGCCTCCCCCATCTTGGAAACCGTCGCCGAGAGCGACACCATGATCTGGAATGCCGTTGCTGTCGAGTCCGCCCGCACCTTCGCGGCCGGACCGCGATGGACAGGATCGAAAGGTCCGTCGGTCGCCGAGATCACCGGGCAGCACAGCTTGACGCCGTACCCCGATGCCGCATGGAACGCGTGGGCGGCCGGCGCGTCGCCGGAGCGCGCCTTCGTCAACGTCAATGCGCTTCATGGCGACGGCCACGGCGGCCTCTGGGCCATCGACACGGGCGCGCCCGATTTCGGCGGCAATCCGCTTCCGGGCGGCGCCAAGGTGGTGCACATCGAAGCCAAAACGAACCGCGTCGTTCGTGTTTACACCTTCGATGCGCGCGTCGCTTTGCCTGGCAGCTACATCGACGACATTCGCTTTCACGGGGAGCACGCCTACCTGACGGACGCCGGGCGCGCGGGCATCATCGTGCTCGACCTCGCGCGGGGCGATGCACGCCGCGTGCTCGACGATGCGCCGGCCGTCACCGCCCCCGCAGACCGCCCCATCGTGCTGGGCGGCGAAACCGTGAAGGCGCCCGACGGTTCACCGCTGCGCGTCCACGCCGATCCGCTCGAGACGAGCCCCGACGGAAAGTATCTCTATTTCGCGCCTCTCAGCGGCCCGTGGTCGCGCATCGAGACACGCTGGCTCGACGATCCGAATATCGCAGGCGCCGAAATCGCGCAGCACGTCGAGCCGTGGGCCGATCTTCCGCCCGTGGGCGGCACGGTCATGGATAGCCAAGGGAGTCTCTATTTTACCGATCTTGCTGCGAGCGCGGTGAAGCGCCGCGCCCCCGACGGGAGCATCACGACCATCGTCCAAGATGCGCGGCTCCACTGGGTCGACGCCCCAGTCCTCGACGCCGAAGGCTTTCTCTTGCTCCCGACGCCGCAGATGGATCGCATGCCGCTTTTCAATGGGGGTCAGAACAAGGTTTCGTTGCCCGTGGCGATCTACCGCGTCCCCAGTGCCGGTCGGCACTCATCCCATTGA
- a CDS encoding LysR family transcriptional regulator encodes MGGPTRANWDDLKVFLAVARAKTLGQAAKSLGQAQPTIGRRLRALEEAVGQKLFQRTDSGFVLTDEGAAVFANAERMEEEAIAFERHLAGSAHDLEGMLRVSTSEWFASHALAPIFAAFSRAHPNVTIELVAETRLLRLARREADLVFRFRRFDEPDVLTTKVTHIPFALYAAPVYVERHGIPKVGHGEAHALITMDTAFGTFADVTWLRERFPTARMALRSNSRDVQAAMCIGGAGLAVLPRWIGDSSPGLCEISLDEPPPGRDIWAGYHRDLRSLPRLRALLDATVSALSKGR; translated from the coding sequence ATGGGCGGACCAACGCGCGCGAACTGGGATGATCTCAAAGTCTTCCTCGCCGTCGCGCGCGCGAAGACCTTGGGGCAGGCGGCGAAGTCACTTGGTCAGGCCCAGCCGACGATTGGTCGTCGGCTGCGCGCGCTCGAGGAGGCCGTCGGGCAGAAGCTTTTCCAGCGCACGGATAGCGGCTTCGTTCTCACCGACGAAGGTGCGGCGGTCTTCGCCAACGCGGAGCGCATGGAGGAGGAAGCCATTGCCTTCGAGCGCCACCTCGCAGGCAGCGCGCACGATCTCGAAGGAATGCTCCGCGTCTCGACCTCCGAATGGTTCGCGTCGCACGCGCTCGCGCCCATCTTCGCTGCGTTCTCGCGCGCCCACCCGAACGTCACGATCGAGCTCGTTGCCGAGACGCGCCTACTGCGGCTCGCCCGCCGGGAGGCCGATCTCGTCTTTCGTTTCCGCCGGTTCGACGAACCCGACGTCCTCACGACCAAGGTCACGCACATCCCGTTCGCGCTCTATGCCGCGCCGGTGTACGTGGAGCGCCATGGCATTCCAAAAGTCGGTCACGGCGAAGCGCATGCGCTCATCACCATGGATACCGCCTTCGGCACCTTCGCCGACGTCACCTGGCTCCGCGAGCGCTTCCCCACGGCACGTATGGCCTTGCGCAGCAACAGCCGCGACGTGCAAGCGGCCATGTGCATCGGCGGCGCAGGCCTCGCCGTGCTCCCGCGATGGATCGGCGACAGCTCGCCCGGCCTCTGCGAGATCTCCTTGGACGAGCCGCCTCCAGGCCGAGACATTTGGGCAGGCTACCACCGCGATTTGCGCAGCCTCCCGCGTCTGCGCGCCCTTCTCGATGCCACGGTCTCCGCGCTATCGAAAGGCCGCTGA